In the Glycine max cultivar Williams 82 chromosome 19, Glycine_max_v4.0, whole genome shotgun sequence genome, AGACCTCGTCATCTTCTCCTGGGCACGCTCTTGTTTTCTCCTGAGGAGTATGAACATATCCTGTCAAGAAGTAAGCAGGAAATCGGCTGCCTCCATAGATGAGGAGTCGATATATAATTGGGAATACTGAGCGGCAGTTTACCATAGGTGACCTCATATGGCGACAAGTTGGTGGCAGAATGGCATGAGGTGTTATAACACCATTCAGTAAGACATAAAAACTCTCCCCACTAGGAAGGTTTATGGTGCACGAAGCTGTGCAGGTATTGTTCCACCACACGGTTAAGCACCTCGATCTGGCTGTCACTCTAGGGGTGATAGGTCGTGCTCATACGCAATTTAGTGTCGTTGATCTTGAATAGCTCGTGCCAGAATCGGCTCATGAAGATAGGTCTCTGTTAGAGATCAAGCTCCTGGGAAATCCATGGAGCTTGCAAACGATCTTGATTAAAAGTTGGGCCACTTTATGTGCTGTGAAGTGAGTGGTAAGCATGCCAAAATGAGCACCCTTCGAAAAATGATCAGCAATTGTCGGGATGACGATGGCGTCCTAGTAATTGGGAAGCCCAGTGATAAAATCGAGGGCTATGTCCTCCCATGGGCTCGACGGAGGAGGAATTGGTTGAAGCAAGCCGACAGGCCTCTGTGAGACGTATTTGGTTTGTTGGCAATCTGAACATTGTGTGATGTACTACCAGATGTCTTGTTTCATGCCGGTCTAGAAGAAGTTTTGCTGAAGGCGACTCAAGGTTTTTGTCAAACCTATGTGGCCACTAAGAGGAGACTTATGATATTCCTCCAGCAATAATGTGACAAATGAGCTTCCTTTGTTTAGCCAAATGTGTCCTTTGTAGAGGAGAAGGTCGTCCCTAATTTTGAATTTAGGGTTGTTCTATGGCTCGTTGCAAACAAAATTGAATAACGAGGTGCATTCCTCTGTTTGGAATAGCTCGCGCTTGAGGTCATCAAAGAACTGAAAATGGGGCACTGTTAGAATCCAGAAAGCCTCTGGCGATGGTTCATGAATGCGCAAAAAGGCATCAACCACAACGTTGTTATGTTCTACCTTGTATTGGATAGTATAATCATACCTCAATAGCTTGGTGAGGTAAATATGTTGCTCTGGTGTTTGAATGGGCTGGGTCATTAACTCGCGCAAGCTCTTATGATCCGTCAAGATGACGAAAGAGTGGCCCAATAGATAATGGCACCAACATTTCACGGCGGCCGTAATCGCGTGTAACTCGCGAATATAAGTGGAAGAACACAACAACTTTGGGAAAAATTGCTTGCTAAAGTAAGCAATTGGATGACCCCTTTGCATCAACACAACACCCATTCCCATACCAAAAGCATTAGTCTCCAGAACGAACGAAATATTGAAATCGGGGAGGGATAGTACCGATGTCTGAGTCATCACCCTTTTGAGGGTGTCGAAGGTCGTTTGAGCATCAGGGGACCAGGCGTGACACCATTTCAGCTGGGGTAAGCtttttgaaagttgtttttgGTGGGTCTGGAAGGAAGGGATGGAGTTGTGGTAAGGGTAAAGAAGAAATGGGAGATGGCGGGagggaaggggggggggggcgaTGGCGAGAATGATGACAGGAGTCATTGAACTTGTCCTCCTGCAACTTGGCAAGGGCAGCAGCCTGAACCAAGGACAATGGTTGAAGGGCGAGGACATCCCGACAAATGTTCGACGAAAGACCGAAAATAAAATAGCTTAGGAGGAATGGCGAAGGGAGGTCGACAATACAGTTGGCAAAGGCTTCAAACTCGAAAAGGTAGGCATTAACTGAGCCCTGCTAAGTGAGTTTGAAGAGTGTGCCACGGGGGTCATCGTAGAAGGAAGGTGCAAAACGCATCTCCAAAGCTTGAAGAAAACCAGACCAAGAGGGCAGTTAATCGTTACGGAACATCCATTGAAACCAGCTGAAGGTTGGCCCGTCAAGGTAGAAAGAGGCGACTTGGAGTTGTTCGTCGTTAGGGGTACCATGGtagtaaaaaaattgactaaTCTTGAATATCCAAGACATGGCATCAATCCCGTCGAAGCGAGGAACCTTAAGGTTCATACGGGGAGGTGGGGGCCGCAATGAACGGAGAGGTGAAGCTATTTCCAGGGTGTGAAGACAAGAAATAACCTCGTCCAATTTTGGAATGGATGAAGCTCTATGTGGAGGTGAATGCGCTTTGGTTCTAGGTCAAGAGGGTCACAACCTCCTCGACGCAAGACAAGGAATGAGAACGAGTATTACTGGCCATGGGGAGGgatcaatgaaagcaccaaatgATGGAGCTCAGTGGATAATGGCTTCCTATATTCGAGGTCAGGAAATACCTCCAAAAAGAAAGGTGAGAAGATAGTGTTTTAGCTTGCAAATTCTTGTCCCTTTTTCATTGATATCTCACTATTTATAGGCCTACATGAGCTAATAGGATAAGGACAACAATAAcagaataataaaaacaaaataagcatCACGGAAGCATAATAGAATGGCTAGGCACTAGGGGACAACCACTAACAAATACCACTAATAGATATTTATCCCACTACTAACAGAATTTTGGTGATGGTCCGATCATTTAGTGAATAAACTCTTCCCACCCTTGTGACCTTTTGATAATTCTTTTGGGCCTGCGATTAACCTCTGAGTCTAGGTTGCTAtcattagcttttttttttttatcaaagtattatcttttgtttttttacatagTGGTGTCTAATAactaaaagtattttattagaataaaaaaattaatttagtttttagtttttatgtaGAAACCTTgaaagacaagaaaaaaaacacataggAGAGTCTTACTGATAAATGTCTTAAAGACacaggttaaattttttttaaaaaaaaattattatgaaaacaatataaaaatatacaaaaattgtAATACTAGGTGTTttaagtcattttattttaaaataaaatgcattgataaaataaaacgcTCAGTATTTTACAACAACCAAAATAAAACGTCCAATATTAGACAtcaccattttttttacttttatataaaattataacgaacaaattaaataattgtaatgtgatattcttaataaatataattttgttaataatataataccataaaataataatataatttcttaaatgaaaatagttgtatgagttatttttattcttattaaaaaaattaacacagcCTAAAGTTTTGTGAAATTATACTAACTTTTGCTTTTTTAACGTTTCAAGCAACCCCTAAATTGTTCAAAGATGCAAGCATGTTGGATCGAAGCAGACCTTTGGAATCAGATCTCCCCATTGATGGATCAAGTTGATAGCTTCTATGATTTTGTGTTTAAGCTTCTACTTTCTATCCCTGAAAGCTAAAGTACTAAGTGCATGTGTGATGCTCAAATGTAACGTGgacacaacttttttttttaagctaaTGGGAAGATGGGCGTGGGGATGTGCTTAGGTGATGAATGgggtgttttaatttaaaggaGCTCGTGTGCTCTGCATGGACTTTTTGGCCCAAGTTCATGAAGATGAAGCCCTAGCTTTTTTTCGAAGCTATTAGTTGGCTTAAGAATAAACTCCTAAAAGACATTATCATAGAGGTTTACTGTCAGAAGATTACCTTGTCACTGGCACAAGGCAAAGAAGAcatatgtttttggttgcatCATGAAGAAGAGTCGTGATCAATTGAAGTCTCTCCCAAACTATAGAGCTTGCTTTGTTAGGAGACAAGCCAATTTAGTGGCTCATGGCTTAGTTAGGGTTTCTAGATTTTGGTCTTCATAATTTTTATCAACTTCCTATTTGTATTGTTGACCAATTCTTGAAAGAAATAACATGAGTTGGtgttctaaaaaaaatgtttcaagcAACCTCTTTTATTGAAGAacatgatataatatttttcaaacaattaaaaaatttaatataatatataatgggtatcattgtaaaatttttcaaataatttaatagttAACGCTGAGATAGAAAAAATAAGCAGATTTTGTTAATCTCACCAAACAGAAAGTAGGGAATGTAACTATTGTAATTTACTctagtaaaaattaaatttatcactTCACGTAAATTCTCGCAATTGAATGTAATTATAATGGCTTAAATGATCATATCGGTAGTATAAACCATCTCGAGGATTTCCTCTTGGAAGCATAttctaagattttatttttcattggaATGCTCAATTGTGGTGCATCTGTAATTAAAACAAGAATGAATGGCATTTGTTGCATATGTTGTAAAGACTAAAAAGAGGGACGAGTCGAGGGCGGTGGTAATGTGGTATATACCATAGACTATATTCTTTCCGCCATAATGTTGGAATCATCAATCGCCACTATCTTgccattcttatattttaatttaatctttattgaCAATATATACCTTAATGTATTCTCTTCATTTGTCAAGACACGCAACCGTAATATTGGTTAaccattaacatttttttatagtaatatcaaatcattaaatattttttttaaaaaaatatgttaatttttgggACACGCCTTCTCTGCCTAATTTCttgtctataattttttttgctgacCTCAAGGACAACAACCCAagctaaaaagtaaaaacctcTATAAAAAGAAACACTAACAGTGTTTTTTACTTACTTAATGTTGATTTTCGTGTTTTTGGTTTCTTTCCTGATTTTGTATCTTTGATGTTGTTCCCTAACTTCTTGCCTATTGGTGTAATGTTTCCTGGACcttagtttcattttttaatgtaacagaaaaataaaataaaaataacctaaatttctttcaattttttttaataatatttaacatttaaattaatctatttttattaaagtttgattttaggtgaaaataatttttaatcagatTTTACTTACCCCTCGATCAAATTTCAGATTAGTCAAGGTTTCTTTTCCTTGATGaaccataaaattaaaatcaaaataatttaatttgtgctaaacttttattctcttttagttGATTGTAAGTCCTATGGAAAACcattgatatttaaaataattaaatgaaaaagtcacgatatttaaaaaaattaaataggaaataaaattttcacttaacaaaagaaaattaatgaaagacTAATAAAAGATTCATTTGATAAATAACTTTTTCTCATGAAGAACTCATTTTtcaaaagagaaaacaatgattttttatatagtgaaattaaattttattaatcaagTTAGTTCATATAATTAACCATCAATTAACTTCCTTAAAAGCATCTCTTAATGTGGGGTGCTTAAATGAGTTGTTTAAAGTTAAGCAATAATGTTTAACAAATATTATCATTGAAGTTGATTACTTGACATTGTATTGTTTAAGTGGGTTACTTATATAATTaagcaataaaaaaagaacaattttttcaataaaaatttaatgtgtCTCAAGTACTTACTCTAACAACTTTAGTATTGACATAaatttttatgcaaaattattaaatatgtggTATCATAAAactcacaaatttaaaataaataattcatttaaacaattatatattataaatgctCTAAGAAATATTCAACATGACACATCATAAGAAATGTTTCCTATTCATGAAGACATAAATGGAaatcaaattaacaataaattgataattttaagtACTAAGATGACATTAAactacataaaattataatgtatgTCCACCAAAATTGATCCttatcaacaaaatatttaaaagttcatGGAACCCCACCAGCGATCACCCTCACTCCCTACTCACAAACCTATCTTCTTCCTCTACTCCCTTGTAATAGCCACTTTCATCTCCTCTACCATCACGTGTTGCTTTGCATAAAAAGGTCATGGCAAATCAATTGGACTAATCAGGCTAGCCTGATCATGCTCGATAAAATTTAGGGTTTTAGgactataaattttgaatttgaattgaacTCGAACTTTTTATCTTGATTCGACCAAACCTAAGTCATAATCATGGCTCAGGAGCTCAATTGAATTTGGGTCCTAGctcctttttttagttttgatgaGAGAAAATGAGACCAAAATTTTTAGGAGAATAAAAACAATCACTAACTCACTTTccgaaatttttattttttgacataagatttgatattttattttggaaaatgcTATACACAGTGTTACAATACAAGTTTCTAAGTTGCATGTTATCCTTTTTTATCtacatatatttaatgttttttagagaaaatatatttaatatgttagGATGCCTttgaaactttaatttattagcCATATGATTTTGACATGGATTACTTATAGAATTACAATATATGCTTCCAACTTGCATATTATATGTTTGAGctacatatatttaaaatagtaaaaaaaccTTTGCAACATTTACAAAGTCATTAGAGTAAACCATTAAATATAAAGTACCATGTTATACAAGTAAATCACTAAAATATAGTTATAAGATTGGTTTAGTGGTTGAGAGGAAAATGAGAAAGGAAGAGGCCCTGAATTCTAATATCTCTCAATAACAAAAACTAATGATTAACatttgttcataatttttttttaataaaatgatagTATATGAAACTACTCTATGATATGTAagcatttttatattaaaaacaattacaGTTATTATCACAGCAtcacttttcattatttttttctaaatgtaataataaaataaaataattatctatttttatttattgtactaaaataaatataccaataaaaaattatcataataattgTTATCCTATAAATTTagtagaatgaaaaaaaaaactatcacaaTAACCATTAGTTTGTTTTATCCGTAGAAATCAAAGACATATATACCAAGAGATGATAACAACTTAGAGATTTTGCTCACCTTACTAAACTAGACCCTTTAGTATTGTTAGACTTTTTGTCATATGTAGTGGGTTCATGACTTAAGAGTGAGGGTGGTTGTTGTGGAGCAAAGGGAAGAAAGATATGTTTATGATTAAGGAGTGAGAGTGAGACGTGAAGgtctcatgatttttttttaatgttttgttgaTAAAGACCAATCATTGAAGATTATCTATCCTAAATCTGACTCGTTAGTGTTTTTGTagtttaatatcattttatttcctGAAATCATCAACTTATTATCAATTTGATTTctgatagtatatatatatgattggaCAATCACATAACATATAACATGCCACATCACAAGTTTCTTAACAGAgttaataaaatactaacaaaaaaaaactaatttgacTAATATTTTCAATCTCAATCACTTATTTATCATGTTTCAAATTTCAAGGACTATTATAATAACACCCCACAATTATAAGGACCCAAATGataatttactattttcaaaaaaataaaaatgaagaattaaataagaaattatgaataattaGGCCTTAACccattctttttcattttcagaattttatttgctttgttacttttttgttttttttttcattttatatgcaCCTTTATGTTTCTATGTAGACATTTCACTATAGGGTAAGATTAATTATGACCAAAGATTCCTCCAATTTCTTTTAGTCTAGGCCAGAGATCACAAGAGAATCATTCAATCTACTGGATCAGAGATTAATTGTGATTGGGACGTGATTATCATTGGTCTAAAGGAACTTCcgtattttacaaaaaaataaaaaatcaaacataaatttttttgttaaatagatCACCACCCTATATGTAAACTTAGCTGTCTTACCTTATCAATCCTATGGGTTATAGGGTAATTAATTATGACCAAAGATACCTCCAACTTTTTAATTGTGTTGCGAGCTATATACAGCTGCCACTATCAATATTAAACTCATTACTAAATACGTATATTTTAAAGAAACGAGATTATTGGAGTGGTTTCCAGAAAGTCAGCCTACATATTTATGAGTTATAATGAGCACATTTGGTTAAAATAGTATATTGAAAACTATAGAACTCTCCTATAGAATGCGTTCGAATTTGAAAAAGAATGTGCTTAACGTTTGTCGGCTGCTATATACAAAGTCCATGACCTAAAACTTACTTTTCAAATTCCTTACTTGCTCCTTTACACTTTACCCTGTTGTCCCCGTTTGGTCCTCTAATAAATTATCTTGCTCTGAGGTGATTAGAGTTGACACATTTGTTAATGGAGAATAAAGATCCTAAATCATGGAGTTCTGCTCATATCTACCAGTCTCAGTGGCTTCAAACCACCATATCAGGtatctgtctctctctctctgggtCATTCTCATTCACACATATACACAGGCATGCACGCTGAGGTGTAACAATTATGCTGCATGTTGCACACTAAATATATGTGCAACTAGTATTCCCATTTTTAACAAGTTGTAGCTTTCTTTGACTTCTTTGTTTTGTTGGTTGAAAGCATATAGTAAAGTTGCAAATAATAAAGTTGAAATTGGAAATCTGGGATCTGTCTTATTTCATTCTGGGATGTCTGTCTTATTTGCAGTCTTCACTCAAACTTgtgtttttattgatttttagatTTGGATGAGAAATTGGATGCTATGAAAACCATTTTAAATGGTGACAATTCTCCAAACCAAGAAAGCATGGATTGCAAATGGAGAGGAGACCTCATACAGATGCTTGATGAATTTGGGCAATCTTACCGTGTATTAGCCTTAGCATACAACCAATTGAAGTTCAACACTTCTAATGGTACCTTCAATTCAGGATCTTTATCATCTTCTGGTACATCAAATACCATTTGTGCTATCTGCAATAAAAGACCAACAGGTAACTTGGAGGATAAAAAACTCAACGAGGGCTGGAATCACCATCCAAAATATTCTGCAGAGCATTCCAATATCAAATTTGATGGTAGTAACCTTGGTTTTGATCAATTCAACAAGCAAGGAGATGAATGCCGTGAATTCTTATCAGCTGACCCATGCAACATGAAATTTAAATCAGAACTTGAATGCAGAGACACTCAAATGGAAGACAGAATGAACAAAATTTCTACCACAGAAAATGTTCTTATGAAGATTGAGGATTCGGAATTAAATCAGAGAAATGAAGATCCATCAATgatcaatttcaaatttgacaATATGTGGTCAACGCTGAAGTATCAAATTACAAAACTTACAGAGGACAATATGCATCAGTTGGTAGAGTTGGTCCAAAGAAATGATGAAAAGAGAGAAACCATTAGAAGGCTTCAATTTGAGGTGGAAACATTGAAGTGTGAGAACAAGGCCCTCCAGACTTCTTTAAGGCACTCCAATGCTGATTCAGAATGTGATCAACCACAGATATCAAGAGCAGGAGGAAGATCTATGGGCAACCTCTTCAGAGGTTGTTCTCCATGATATTTTGTAGACTTTATGTCCCTCACCATCTTGAATAATTCTAAAAGAATTTGCTATGATATACTTTGACCTTTAGCAAGCAATTGAGCATTTGAACCAACGCCGCTATAGGGGCAACTTTACATGTGCTTTAAGGCATTTAAGTCAAAACAGTTACTGTATGTTATTTGCACTTTGTTTTATGGTGCTATCTTGATAGTACTATAACACTGTATATTCTGACTGGGAATATACAATCTAAAAGAACAGCTGGATTTTTCTCTCACTATCCTTACAGCAACTAATTGATTCACCATTCAttccaaaaacaaattaattagtgTTCAAGACAGATATGCACTTCCAGAGACATTATAGTTATGTGCATGTCTGGCCTATATAATGAAGAAATAATGCACAACCTCCACTACAGATTTTGACTCTCTTTATTTCAATTGCTGTCACCAATAGTCCCCACATGAACACGACCCTTCCTTGAAATGATGAAACCGCTTAGAATCTCTGACAACAATTTCTCGATTTACTACtttgaaaatcaatttaattacaaCGTTGCAGTCACCACAAATTCTAAGATTTTTTATGATATGGATTATTGACCCAGGAACTGAATTCATGATTCCAAAGGCAACTGCCAGTTTCTCACTGTGAACTCTTAGAACCATTCCTTTCTCTTCCTCATCAACATCATGAAGCACCATATTGCATTTGGCATATACCCAAGTTCTTGCAGCTTGACATTTTATTTGTCCAGATACTCATAAATCTTCTCATGCTGAGGATGTTCTTTGTCTCCAACTAATAATACATGTATCCTACCTTTAAGTTCAACTATACTAAATCCAGGGGCTTTAAGCAATCCACGACTCTTCATCAATATCCTCATCCTCTCAACTTCATCCCACCTTCCAGCATCAGCATATATATTGGAGAGTAGCACATAGTACCCACAATTACTTCAATCTAACTCAAATAGTTTTCTTGCAGAGATCTCCCCTAGTTCCACATTCTTGTGAATCCTACAAGCCCCAAGAAGGGAACCCCAGATTATAAAATCAGGCTTCGCATTCATTTCCTTTATCAAACCATAACATTAAGATAGCCAGCACGCCCAAGGAGATCAACCATGCACAAGTAATGCTCAATCCCAGGTTCAACAATAAATTCACATTTCATTCTATTAAACCAATGTCAGCCCTCCTTTAACATACCAGCATGGCTGCAAGCAGCTAAAACTGACACAAAAGTAATGTAATTTGGCTTGACCCCAGACCTTATCATCTTGTAGAAGATTTCCATAGCCTCTTTTGCACGGCCATGCATTCCATAACCAGCAACCATAGCAGTCCATGACTTAACATTCTTCACTTTCATGCAATCAAATGCCTTCCTAGCCATCTCAACTCTCTCACATTTGCAGTAAATATCAACAATAGAAGTACCTACAAACACACTATCCTCCAAATCCATCTTTATAACCTACAGTACAAGAAAACGAGCAAGTTAGACCAACAATTCTCACCTAGgcatttgttaaattattttgtacacATATACAATAATtggacaaaaaataagaacaagctaaaattaaaatttgatcccTCAACTTGGACAGTTTACACCACTTTTCCATTTTGGTCCTcattaaatgagaaaaaaactCTACATTTTGGTTTACacaaaaaaacaacatttaCAAATTTGCCCCAATCATTTGTCACGGTTACAAAGCTAATAGATGTTTGTTGAGTTTGACAAACATTTGCCAACTCAACAAATATCCAGCATCgttatattataaaatgttaACTAACTCAGCATCATCATAAGTTCAACAAGCAGTTAGGACTTAGGACCAATACATAAACAATTTTTCAGGTAAGGACCAAATATAGAGTTTTTCAAGTAAACACTAAAACGTAAAACAATGTCGAAACTCGAAAGACCAAATCTTTTTAATTGAACTGATTCATTATATAACATACCTGATGATGTATGCACTTCCCCAGCTGCAAAGCTCCTGAAAGACCAATCCATGATCACCGCGTTATATCTAAAGTTGCCACTCTTCACCATGTcaccaaaaacagaaaaagccTCAGCTGACAACCCATTCTGCGCATACTCAGCAATCACAGAGTTCCAAAAATAGTGATCACTCTCATTCATCCCATCAAACACCTTCGCCACCCCCATCTCCCCAAACTTGGCATAAGCATCCATCAAAGTATTCCCAACCCCCACACACCTCTCAAAACCCCTCTTGATCACCAATCCATGAACACCTTCTGTCACACCTCTCCACCCCAGCTTCGAAAACGCCGAAACAACACACCCCAGAAGCACCGAGTCCACGAAAACACCATCCTCGGACTCCACACTCCCACTCTCCTCAACCAGCAGCTCCTTAAAGACGCGAACCGCGTCCCTAGCGCGGTCGTTTTGGACGCAACCGGCAATGATGGAGGTCCAGGAGACCACGCTTCGGTCGGGAATTTCGTCGAACAGGTGACGGGAGTCTTCGACGCGAATTTTGCAAATTAGTACTGAAATTACTGTCTACGACTATGACACTAACATTTTGTAgtcctaagttttttttttttatattttatgaatttgaagtcgtaatgtttttttttcgtgTTTTAAGCTTTAAttacttgtattttaatttcttttgctttcaattttttaaaaattataaataattttatttatttaattattaaataaatatttttaattttacttgttattagttttatttaatatcactactgcaaaaagtatttattatgaCATCTCAATTACGACGGTCGGCCAAAAaccatttttgaaaaatatttgtggTAATATTGTAATAAATTATGAGTTTAAGGACGGCTATTTAGAAGACCATTGTAGTTGAATGATGTACAAAGATGGTCTTTCAAACTCGTCTTTGTATTTTTACGGCACTGAGTGAGGTGGTTCACTGTCTCTgcctctttctcttctttgttcCTAGAAACAAACCATCATCTTCTTAGATCTATACCAACGTCGAAGGAAATAATCTCTTGCCAAAAGCAAAACCCTAAACACTTCCTCCGAGTATTTACCAGAACCATAGTTTTTAAAAGCTGAGAGCGTCAAAGGCACAGCTGTCGCGTGGGAAGGTCCCAAGTAAGTGTCTTCTACTgatctttgttta is a window encoding:
- the LOC102661501 gene encoding uncharacterized protein yields the protein MENKDPKSWSSAHIYQSQWLQTTISDLDEKLDAMKTILNGDNSPNQESMDCKWRGDLIQMLDEFGQSYRVLALAYNQLKFNTSNGTFNSGSLSSSGTSNTICAICNKRPTGNLEDKKLNEGWNHHPKYSAEHSNIKFDGSNLGFDQFNKQGDECREFLSADPCNMKFKSELECRDTQMEDRMNKISTTENVLMKIEDSELNQRNEDPSMINFKFDNMWSTLKYQITKLTEDNMHQLVELVQRNDEKRETIRRLQFEVETLKCENKALQTSLRHSNADSECDQPQISRAGGRSMGNLFRGCSP